In Stomoxys calcitrans chromosome 2, idStoCalc2.1, whole genome shotgun sequence, the following proteins share a genomic window:
- the LOC106095604 gene encoding nuA4 complex subunit EAF3 homolog — protein sequence MQPKFKFAEGEKVLCFHGPLIYEAKALKSAITKDKQLKYFVHYAGWNKNWDEWVPENRVLKFNETNLQRQKELQKEHDAKKEKNRKNAPKGKKGELLMTTSKDSGAISSGGSESRASTPSKELTNLSTTTTTTVAGRGNRSKLNATPVTMESKKDTLGKEESTKEDKEEPAVKKKRGTSTSSSEKSSTNNAAASNSSTPVPPLPIVSAGPISNTTVTSSSVASNIRLDSCVESEETFLSKIEVKIKIPDELKQCLADDWDAITRQHKLLDIPAKITVQDIVDQYISFKKSAKSSNACKELAISDVLNGVVEYFNVMLGSQLLYKFERPQYADILQQYPDIPLSKLYGSFHLLRLFVKLGSMLGYSALDEKSMQLLLVHLHDFLKYLVKNSATFFSMASFVNVSPEYHRHTQ from the exons ATGCAACCCAAATTTAAATTCGCAGAAG GCGAAAAAGTGCTTTGCTTCCATGGTCCATTGATATACGAAGCAAAGGCATTAAAGAGTGCAATCACTAAGGATAAACAACTGAAGTATTTTGTCCACTACGCTGGATGGAATAAGAA TTGGGACGAGTGGGTTCCTGAAAACCGTGTTTTAAAGTTTAATGAAACAAACTTGCAAAGGCAAAAAGAGCTACAAAAAGAACATGAtgccaaaaaagagaaaaataggaaaa ATGCCCCGAAAGGGAAGAAAGGAGAGTTATTAATGACCACATCTAAAGATAGTGGAGCGATCAGTAGTGGCGGTAGTGAATCGAGAGCTTCGACCCCATCAAAAGAATTAACTAATCTCTCTACTACAACTACGACAACAGTTGCAGGGCGAGGGAACAGATCCAAACTGAATGCCACACCTGTTACGATGGAGTCAAAAAAAGATACTTTGGGAAAGGAGGAGTCCACGAAAGAAGATAAGGAAGAACCCGCAGTGAAAAAGAAGCGAGGTACTTCAACAAGTTCGTCGGAAAAATCTTCAACGAATAATGCGGCAGCATCCAACAGTAGTACACCCGTTCCACCATTGCCTATTGTATCAGCGGGGCCTATAAGTAACACAACCGTTACCAGTTCCTCGGTAGCGAGTAATATTCGATTAGATTCTTGCGTAGAGAGCGAAGAGACTTTTCTATCAAAAATAgaagttaaaattaaaattccgGATGAATTAAAGCAGTGTCTAGCTGATGACTGGGATGCTATTACAAGACAACATAAATTGTTGGATATACCAGCGAAAATCACTGTACAAGATATCGTCGATCAGTATATTAGTTTTAAGAAGTCTGCCAAATCATCGAATGCTTGCAAggaattggctatatcggacgtTCTTAACGGCGTTGTGGAATATTTCAATGTTATGCTTGGCTCCCAGCTTCTCTACAAATTTGAGCGTCCACAGTATGCTGATATACTGCAACAGTATCCGGATATACCTCTTTCTAAATTATATGGATCCTTCCATTTGCTGCGTTTGTTTGTAAAATTGGGATCCATGTTGGGATATTCAGCTTTGGACGAAAAATCTATGCAGCTATTGCTGGTGCACTTGCATGACTTTCTAAAATATTTGGTTAAAAATAGTGCTACCTTCTTTAGCATGGCTAGTTTTGTTAACGTCTCACCAGAATATCATCGCCATACTCAATGA
- the LOC106095611 gene encoding 18S rRNA aminocarboxypropyltransferase, with protein MRKMNSSKHHGKGKRGGGNRGHHYRNVKSNRNCERSLAQRESELASNSGSEDSSSSESANIDKQHGSAPDFPIAMWDLNQCDPKKCSGRKLARLGLIENLRLGQKFAGLVLTPVGESCVSPQDRDIVQTSGVAVVDCSWAKLDETPFSRMKSPNPRLLPFLVAANPINYGKPCKLSCVEAIAATLYICGFISEAEWYMGKFSWGHSFLELNETLLKRYAACKTSEEIVHVQNTYISEEQEARNKPKDYKEFYPTSSSSSSDEDC; from the coding sequence ATGAGAAAGATGAACAGCTCCAAGCATCACGGAAAAGGCAAAAGAGGAGGAGGAAATCGTGGTCATCATTATCGAAATGTGAAATCAAATCGCAATTGCGAACGCTCATTGGCACAAAGGGAAAGTGAGCTAGCTTCCAATTCTGGCAGCGAAGACTCATCCTCGAGTGAATCGGCTAATATTGATAAACAACATGGTTCAGCTCCAGATTTTCCTATAgcaatgtgggacttaaatCAGTGCGACCCTAAGAAGTGCTCCGGAAGAAAATTAGCTCGTTTAGGATTAATTGAAAACTTGCGACTTGGACAAAAATTCGCAGGATTAGTATTGACGCCAGTTGGTGAGAGCTGTGTAAGTCCACAGGATAGAGACATTGTGCAGACATCGGGGGTAGCTGTTGTTGACTGCTCGTGGGCGAAGTTGGATGAAACTCCATTTTCTAGAATGAAAAGCCCCAATCCGCGTCTCTTGCCATTCCTTGTGGCTGCCAATCCTATAAATTATGGAAAACCATGTAAACTGAGCTGCGTGGAAGCAATAGCAGCAACTTTATATATATGTGGCTTCATCTCGGAAGCAGAGTGGTATATGGGGAAATTCTCATGGGGTCATTCATTTTTGGAACTGAATGAGACGTTGCTCAAAAGGTATGCAGCATGTAAAACTAGCGAAGAGATTGTTCACGTTCAAAACACTTATATAAGCGAAGAGCAAGAGGCTAGAAATAAACCTAAAGACTACAAAGAATTTTATCCTACCAGCAGCAGTAGTAGTTCGGACGAAGATTGTTAG
- the LOC106095613 gene encoding cytochrome c oxidase assembly protein COX16 homolog, mitochondrial: MALLQKLSSLKRNKSFKYGVPFLVLMVGGSFGLQEFTKLRYQFSKQKTITPDEMEHHGVKMKKPDEVTIEKVYEKVKALNIDNWENKRGPRPWEET, translated from the exons ATGGCGTTGCTGCAAAAGTTGAGTTCGTTAAAACGAAACAAGTCATTCAAATATGGAGTTCCATTCCTCGTGTTAATGGTCGGAGGCTCATTTGGTCTTCAAGAATTTACAAAACTGAG GTATCAattctcaaaacaaaaaactataaCACCAGATGAGATGGAACACCATGGAGTCAAAATGAAGAAACCTGACGAAGTTACGATAGAAAAGGTATATGAGAAAGTGAAGGCTTTAAACATTGATAATTGGGAAAATAAAAGAGGTCCCAGGCCTTGGGAGGAAACTTAA
- the LOC106095603 gene encoding phosphomevalonate kinase translates to MDNIKHILLISGKRKCGKDYISEKLKNKLGASSQIIRISEPIKSEWAQKMQLDLNQLLSDGPYKEKYRKDMITWSDTVRQQDYGYFCRTAMEKANSEIVIVSDVRRKNDIRYFKEVYGEKVLCIRLSCPDIIRMERGYLFTPGIDDIESECGLDDYDNWDLHLKNDSRINPDQIVAAIIAKMF, encoded by the exons ATGgataatataaaacacattctGCTAATCAGTGGGAAAAGAAAATGCGGGAAAGACTacatttcagaaaaattaaaaaacaa GCTAGGCGCAAGCAGTCAAATCATTAGAATTTCGGAACCAATAAAATCTGAATGGGCACAAAAAATGCAGCTGGATTTAAACCAGTTACTCAGTGATGGcccatataaagaaaaatatcgaaaagaTATGATAACTTGGAGTGATACGGTACGTCAGCAGGACTACGGTTACTTCTGCCGAACGGCCATGGAAAAag CAAATTCTGAAATTGTCATCGTCAGCGATGTCAGGAGAAAAAATGATATACGATACTTTAAAGAagtctatggagaaaaagtattATGTATTCGTCTATCATGCCCCGATATCATTCGTATGGAAAGGGGATATTTGTTTACACCGGGTATAGACGATATTGAATCAGAGTGTGGATTAGACGACTACGATAATTGGGATCTACATTTGAAAAATGATAGTAGAATAAATCCTGACCAAATAGTTGCCGCTATTAttgcaaaaatgttttaa
- the LOC106095624 gene encoding centrosome-associated zinc finger protein CP190 produces the protein MGEIKSVKVDNWGVFFLQKLQNFFNKTDYCDLTLQFRDNSQLKVHRLVLSACTDYFNVLEQTCEVVDDAIIMPNGLQADVVVPIVNFMYTGTLEFELKMYNRLLRTAKDMNMTVLLKLLEAHRRTMEMHPQKNQAPTSPKTKRKIIPTNSGPGVAAHAGGRSLIQPQNKRIMVTGNVPQNRVGPSSAHSRIAAGTSGHGNLPVKQQIGSTTFTRIKQETDSDNNANNSSGGYTLLKKPLQPTAPASPFEQLRKGYNNNKRPATATFVSPPAKKPNLEDVKEFAEQQRMRKQIAAEFGDDGDYDTGIMDDDTIHNDDDDDDMTAPNPISIGQQQQQSSSTAVQTSASQHQQTEDPPGTTTIIVKHEGPDKPPTIVVKDSSNSKMNHAKIISEVLRQYPHLVNSNKNIKLKIMPNAGGNAQKVVVKKEVCDIENTTTAALAAPPSKLSMLQKVDAKVSNIIAVPNKPKQQVLGHTMANTAAKAANEVAVKSVATSEPVAVLAPAQKRRIDSKTMHALIALGAENTTGPWLCLRCGRNGHPISIPSYRGFRRHLINTHKETIDPALCEHCGWRSSSKRELHFHMQLEHKIRTNLYIFPECQLCNQMCIDSDALNQHLIDSHPDENKQQCIYCNKIFPEELQLYTHMKTFHKKQALEDGIIDYSDDENANTGPIFPPPEDEEMLMEEEVEAQQQPEKKIKILSDISLSIAGSIMKADTFSAAVESTTTLPSEEYLQEQEHVETKFVAADGSEVILTAEQRKEILSQLNQENEGSSGVVMVLNENQQFVGGETQSEQGAISHDETSQATSATNEEPDDSHIYHELKSQTSEAIEEDTASQSEQDAGDHHEGGEQEDQAQEEKMQHEHLDESKESIDNLEWAENLVSEHDMADVSSNPAEIVCGGDPATKEEEQPRYEEEKSQDEISKKLKELAGEWSEDEEEDMPEDVIPTEKPRESEVLEKAQPPEEEVNTSALSETEKIMEDITVNTKQISETEKQKEETAEEDTQKSHMEKEIPKGTETEKASVEESDDDDVDLALKNLHSEDHDDKQQSQGNVENKPEGDEKSIAETVAQHEGEEELKDEDAQEVRERDTTEESNKEKSVEVKTPCGEDTESDPKEEKNEAAQDSNAETITDKKEVSEVKNEADTECGRESRSTSEEKPADDEFLDITPEKVQDDKGEDNSATATTPKDPEEASNLESKDVNPTTSEDRVKSLISEWGDDDDEEENDTEEKPNP, from the exons ATGGGTGAAATTAAATCGGTTAAAGTGGACAACTGGGGTGTCTTCTTTCTTCAAAAGctgcagaatttttttaataaaactgacTACTGTGACTTGACGTTGCAATTTCGAGACAATTCCCAGCTTAAGGTGCATCGTTTGGTTCTAAGTGCCTGTACCGACTACTTTAATGTATTGGAACAAACATGTGAAGTGGTAGACGATGCCATTATTATGCCCAATGGCCTGCAGGCTGATGTGGTGGTACCCATTGTAAATTTCATGTATACTGGAACACTTGAGTTCGAGTTGAAAATGTACAATAGGCTTTTACGCACAGCAAAAGATATGAACATGACTGTATTGCTAAAACTGTTGGAAGCCCATCGGCGCACAATGGAGATGCATCCACAAAAAAATCAGGCG CCTACAAGCCCAAAAACTAAGCGTAAAATAATTCCAACTAATTCCGGACCTGGCGTTGCAGCACATGCTGGAGGTCGTTCATTAATCCAACCTCAAAACAAGCGTATTATGGTAACTGGTAATGTCCCACAAAATCGTGTTGGACCATCGAGCGCCCATTCACGTATAGCTGCCGGCACTTCTGGCCACGGAAATTTGCCGGTGAAGCAACAAATTGGCTCTACAACCTTCACTCGGATAAAACAGGAAACAGATTCGGACAACAATGCGAACAATTCTTCCGGGGGATATACACTTTTAAAAAAACCTTTACAACCAACTGCGCCAGCATCGCCTTTCGAACAACTTCGCAAGGGATATAATAACAACAAGAGGCCAGCAACAGCAACTTTTGTTTCCCCTCCAGCTAAAAAGCCTAACTTGGAGGATGTCAAAGAATTTGCTGAGCAACAGAGAATGAGAAAACAAATTGCTGCAGAGTTTGGTGATGATGGGGATTATGACACGGGAATTATGGATGATGATACTATTCacaatgacgatgatgatgatgacatgactgcgccaaatcctataTCGATAggccagcaacaacagcaaagcTCGTCTACAGCAGTGCAGACGTCTGCTTCACAACATCAGCAGACTGAAGATCCTCCTGGTACTACTACAATCATTGTAAAGCATGAAGGCCCAGACAAGCCACCAACTATTGTGGTAAAAGATAGTTCAAACTCAAAAATGAATCATGCAAAAATTATATCTGAAGTTTTGCGGCAGTATCCTCATCTTgtaaacagcaacaaaaacataaaactaaaaattatgcCCAATGCTGGAGGAAACGCACAAAAAGTTGTTGTTAAGAAAGAAGTTTGCGATATTGAAAATACAACTACGGCCGCTTTAGCAGCACCACCCTCAAAGTTGTCCATGTTACAAAAAGTGGACGCTAAAGTGTCAAATATTATAGCTGTGCCCAATAAACCCAAACAACAAGTTTTAGGCCATACAATGGCGAACACAGCTGCTAAAGCTGCTAACGAGGTAGCCGTAAAAAGTGTGGCTACATCTGAACCTGTAGCTGTTTTAGCACCAGCTCAAAAACGACGCATTGACAGTAAAACCATGCATGCGCTGATTGCTTTGGGAGCTGAAAATACAACGGGTCCATGGCTCTGCTTGCGATGTGGACGCAATGGTCATCCTATCAGCATTCCTTCGTATCGTGGTTTCAGGCGTCATCTAATCAACACTCACAAAGAGACCATCGACCCTGCTTTGTGTGAACATTGCGGTTGGCGCTCATCGAGCAAACGAGAATTGCACTTCCACATGCAACTCGAACATAAAATCAGGACAAACCTTTACATATTCCCAGAATGCCAGCTATGCAACCAAATGTGTATAGACAGTGATGCTTTGAATCAACACCTGATTGACAGTCATCCAGATGAAAATAAACAACAGTGTATTTACTGCAATAAGATATTCCCTGAAGAATTGCAGTTGTACACACACATGAAAACTTTCCACAAAAAACAAGCTTTGGAAGATGGTATTATCGACTATTCTGACGATGAGAACGCTAATACAGGACCAATATTCCCTCCGCCTGAAGATGAGGAAATGCTAATGGAGGAAGAAGTTGAGGCACAACAACAAcctgagaaaaaaattaaaattctatcAGATATAAGCTTGTCCATTGCCGGTTCCATTATGAAGGCAGATACCTTTTCTGCCGCAGTGGAATCCACAACAACTTTGCCATCTGAGGAGTATCTGCAGGAACAAGAACATGTTGAAACTAAATTTGTGGCTGCTGATGGAAGCGAAGTAATTCTAACTGCGGAGCAACGTAAAGAAATTTTATCGCAATTAAACCAAGAAAATGAAGGGTCTTCTGGCGTAGTTATGGTTTTAAATGAAAACCAACAATTTGTCGGAGGAGAAACTCAATCGGAACAGGGCGCCATAAGCCACGATGAAACGTCCCAGGCAACATCAGCAACCAATGAGGAACCCGATGACAGCCACATCTATCATGAACTAAAATCTCAAACTTCAGAAGCTATTGAAGAAGACACTGCAAGTCAGTCAGAACAAGATGCTGGGGATCACCATGAAGGTGGAGAACAGGAGGATCAAGCACAGGAGGAAAAAATGCAGCACGAACATTTAGATGAAAGCAAGGAATCTATCGACAATTTAGAATGGGCAGAGAATTTGGTATCTGAGCACGACATGGCTGATGTTTCTTCAAATCCTGCTGAAATAGTATGCGGAGGTGACCCTGCTACTAAAGAAGAGGAG caACCGAGATACGAAGAAGAGAAAAGCCAAGATGAAATCAGTAAGAAACTAAAAGAGTTAGCAGGAGAATGGTCCGAAGATGAGGAGGAGGACATGCCGGAAGACGTCATACCAACCGAAAAACCGAGGGAAAGTGAAGTCTTAGAGAAGGCTCAGCCTCCGGAAGAAGAAGTTAATACATCTGCATTAAGCGAAACTGAAAAAATTATGGAAGACATTACTGTAAATACCAAACAAATTAGTGAAACAGAGAAGCAAAAAGAAGAAACAGCAGAAGAAGACACTCAAAAATCACATATGGAAAAAGAAATCCCTAAAGGAACGGAAACTGAGAAAGCATCAGTTGAAGAAAGCGACGATGATGATGTCGATCTAGCTCTTAAGAATCTTCATAGTGAAGACCACGACGATAAACAACAAAGCCAAGGAAATGTTGAAAATAAACCAGAAGGCGATGAAAAAAGTATTGCTGAAACTGTTGCGCAGCACGAAGGTGAGGAAGAATTAAAAGATGAAGACGCACAGGAAGTGCGTGAAAGAGATACAACAGAGGAGTCAAACAAAGAGAAAAGCGTGGAAGTTAAAACGCCGTGTGGAGAAGACACCGAAAGTGATCCGAAAGAAGAGAAAAACGAAGCGGCCCAGGATAGCAATGCAGAAACCATAACGGATAAAAAGGAAGTAAGCGAAGTTAAAAACGAAGCGGACACCGAATGTGGCAGAGAAAGTCGGTCCACAAGTGAAGAAAAGCCTGCAGATGATGAATTTTTAGATATTACACCCGAAAAAGTACAGGATGATAAAGGTGAAGACAATTCTGCTACTGCAACCACCCCGAAAGACCCCGAGGAGGCCTCAAACTTAGAATCTAAAGACGTTAATCCAACCACTTCTGAAGATCGCGTCAAAAGCTTAATAAGCGAGTGGggcgatgacgatgatgaggaAGAAAATGACACCGAGGAAAAGCCTAATCCATaa
- the LOC106095597 gene encoding zinc transporter ZIP3, whose protein sequence is MAGSSNFIAMNLSRNFEFVWPKLKELNEFAGSDGTKEKVLAMLVLGFGSFLFGMLPAIVSERNRQRFPLAKSLMLCFGSGILLATSLIHILPEVRKQMNSAWAEISLCGGFLLIYCIEELVHFFIGDHGEHSDSHSCNSAVASVSYGALDRESDPLIHDPGAFDPTINQNYSQDTEESHAQSRATQNSQSMSTTIGLFVALSIHSAIEGLAIGVQNTPSKVLFLLGAVACHKFVMGFCLGLLSSSEANIKVQFLSITVFALGTVCGISLGMLLIDIPLSLLIIVQGLAGGTLLYVAVCEVIPREKALWHKNSRYKIAGIVQTLAVALGFLTMTVINFYFDDDKA, encoded by the exons ATGGCGGGATCGTCTAATTTCATAGCAATGAATTTATCACGGAATTTTGAATTTGTATGGCCCAAGCTAAAGGAACTTAATGAATTCGCGGGAAGCGACGGAACAAAGGAAAAGGTGCTGGCTATGCTGGTGTTAGGATTTGGAAGTTTTTTGTTTGGTATGTTACCGGCCATTGTTTCGGAAAGAAATCGACAGAGATTCCCTTTAGCGAAATCGTTGATGCTTTGCTTTGGATCAGGCATTCTTTTAGCGACATCTTTAATTCATATCTTACCTGAG GTACGCAAACAAATGAATTCTGCTTGGGCTGAGATTTCTTTGTGTGGCGGATTCTTGCTTATTTACTGTATAGAAGAATTAGTTCACTTTTTTATCGGCGACCATGGTGAACATTCAGACTCACATTCGTGCAACAGCGCAGTGGCCAGCGTTAGTTACGGTGCACTAGACAGGGAATCAGACCCTTTGATACATGATCCTGGTGCTTT CGATCCTACGATCAACCAAAATTATTCGCAAGATACTGAAGAATCTCACGCCCAGAGTCGTGCAACCCAAAATAGTCAATCTATGTCAACCACGATTGGCCTATTTGTTGCCTTGTCTATTCATTCGGCGATCGAAGGATTAGCAATAGGTGTTCAAAATACACCATCCAAG GTCTTATTTCTCCTTGGAGCTGTTGCTTGTCATAAATTTGTCATGGGCTTTTGCTTGGGTCTTTTGTCAAGTTCAGAAGCCAATATTAAAGTTCAGTTCCTAAGCATAACCGTGTTTGCTTTAGGAACCGTATGTGGTATAAGTTTAGGAATGCTTTTGATAGATATCCCATTGTCATTATTGATTATAGTTCAAGGACTGGCAGGAGGGACGTTGCTATACGTTGCAGTATGTGAAGTGATTCCTAGAGAAAAGGCTTTGTGGCACAAAAACTCTCGGTACAAAATAGCAGGGATTGTTCAAACTTTGGCCGTTGCTCTAGGATTTTTGACAATGACTGtgataaacttttattttgatGATGATAAGGCGTAG